TGAAGCCGGTCTCCAAAAGGAGCGCGTCCCACTGGTAGCCGAGGAACTCCTGCCCCGCCGAGGTATAGGAGATGTAGAGAAGCCATAGCATGATGAGGAGAGGCAACGGACTGAATCCGACGAGGAGCAGGAGAGAGAGGGCCACCCCGAGGAGGCATCCCACGAAGAGGAAGTTGTCGCCGCTGTTTAGCCAGAAGAGGGTAGGGCAGATGGTGTAGCATTCCTTTCCGACCGCGTCTCGTACCGCGCCGAGGTATTCGGAGATGGGGAGTATCCCCCTGGAGCCGTACAGGCCGAGGACCTGCCAGAGGAGCGAGGCAAAGGCGATGCAGTAGACGCCACCGAGGAGTTTCGGGAAGAGCCAGGGGAGAAAGTGCTGCACCGACCAGGTCATGGCCCCTTCCTTCGGAGGCCGCAGACGCCGCCCGGGCAGCTGTTCTTCGTCTTGGGGAGGAATCTCCTGATCCGGGCGAAGGACCAGTATCCGGCACGTGCCATGAGGTCGATACCGGGGAGGGCGAGGAAGGTTCCGATGATGCGATAGAACGTGCCGGGGGGAAGCGCCTGCCAGATCGCTTCGAATGCCTCCACACCGCGAAAGACCCGGTTCCTCCGGTCAATGGCGTGCATCTCGTGCATGAATCGGTGCAGCGGGATTCCGTACAGTTCGGGCTGAAAATCGGGGGCGCTGATGTCGAAGAAGATGAGCCGGCCGCCGTGCTCCATGCGCATGTACACCTCTATCGCGCTGGAGCAGACGGAGCAGGAGCCATCGTAGAAAACCTTCAATGGGAATTCTGGTGCCTCAGGCATCTGTCCCTCCGCTGGCTACTCAAGCGGCACCCTCTGTTAAAAAATATAACATCATGGGTCATAATGTTAATTGAGGTATACCTGCGGCACAGCGGAAATAGGCGCTGAATCCGTATGAAAGGGGGTAACCGGAGGTACCCCTCCCTTGACGGGAGGGGGTCAGGGGGTGGGTGAAGCTGCCATATGTGCCGCCACATCCCCCCCCACCCTGGCCCTCCCCCGCAAGGGGGGAGGGGATGGCAAAGAAAAATGGACGACTCCTCAGGGTACTATTTGACGAGGCTCCTGCTCCAGCGGGGGCTTGGGCTTGTCTACCTGATCGCTTTCCTCGTGGTGGTGAACCAGTTCCGCCCCCTGTGCGGCGAGCACGGCCTTCTCCCCGCGCCGGAATACATGCGCGAGGTGCCGTTTCGCGACTCCCCCAGCATCTTCTACCTTTTCCCGAGGGATACCTTTTTCACCCTTTTCGGCTGGGCCGGTGTCGCCCTCTCTCTCCTGGCGGTCACAGGCTTTTCCGAACGCTACGGCAGCATCCTCTCCATGTCGGTGTGGTTCCTGCTGTGGCTGATCTATCTCTCCTTCGTCACTGTAGGGCAGACCTTCTACGGCTTCGGCTGGGAGTCGATCCTGCTGGAAAGCGGCTTTCTTGCCATCTTCCTCGGTGACGCCCGCACCGAGCCGCAGGAGATCGTGATCTGGCTCTTCCGATGGGTCCTTTTCCGGATCATGTTCGGGGCCGGGCTCATCAAGCTGCGCGGCGACCCGTGCTGGCGAGATTATTCCTGCCTCTTTTACCACTTCGAAACGCAGCCGATGCCGAACCCCCTGAGCTGGTATTTCCACTGGCTCCCCAGGCCCCTCCTGAGGGGGGGAGTGCTGTACAACCATTTTGCGGAAGTCGTCGCCCCCTTCTTTTACGTTGCCCCTCAACCCCTTGCCGCCGCTGCCGGGATCTCCGTCCTCATCTTCCAGGGGATACTGATCGTGAGCGGCAATTTCTCCTGGCTCAGCTTTCTCACCCTCGTCATCGCCTTTTCCACCTTCGACGATGGATTCCTCGGCAAGGTGATCCACCTCGTCCCACCGGAGCTCGCCTCGCCCCAGGTTTGGCAGGTCGGGGGTGTGTGGGCGCTCCTGCTCCTGGTCGCCTTTCTGAGCGTGAAGCCGGTAATGAACCTCTTCTCCGGAGAGCAGCTCATGAACGCGAACTTCGACTCCCTGCATCTCGTCAATACCTACGGGGCATTCGGGAGCATCACGCGCGAGCGCTATGAGATTGTCATCGAAGGTACCGATGACACGGTAACCACCCCACACACTCGCTGGAAGGAGTACGGCTTCAAGGGGAAACCGGGAGACCCCGCGGCGACCCCTGCGCAGATCGCGCCGTACCATCTGCGACTCGACTGGCTCATGTGGTTCGCCGCCATGCCTTCGCCGTATCTCGACCGGTGGTTTATCCGGCTCCTGCAGCGTCTCCTGGAAGGGGATGAGGCCACCCTCTCTCTGCTGAAGGAGAATCCTTTCCCCCATGCTCCGCCGCGCCAGATCCGGGCGCTCCATTACCGGTACCGCTTCAGCACCCCGCAGGAGAAGAGGCGCACCGGGCTCTTGTGGCAGCGACAACTGGCAAGGATCTATTTCCCTGCCGTTTCCCTCACCGATCCCACCTTCCGTTCCATCATGGAGGAGGTGGAGTAGGGGGGCGCGCCGCGCCTTTCTTGACATTAGCTGCCGCTGGGCTATTCCTTTCTAAGGAATTTCAGGTAGTAGCACATGAAAGGGGGGCACCTTATGCGCAACGGGAAAAGAACAGGAAGACCGCCCCAGCCTGCGGGATCTGTTGCTCGCATCGTCCTTTACGCGACGTTCATGGCAGCCGCTTTTCTCCTCAGCGCCTGCAGCACCACGAAGGGGGAGGGGGCCCAGCCGGATCTGCCGGTGCACTATGTCCATCATGATGACCTGGACGTCACCTGGCGGGAGCAGCACGTCGGCACCGAGCTCATCTTCGACGGAGTCTTGCGCAACAACGGTCGCGTCTTCCTGCAGAATCTGTGCATGACGGTGACTCTCCTCGATGAGGAGGGAACCGTCGTCGACAGCCAGACCTTCGTCGACTTCCCGATGATCGTCCGCAAGCAAACCTCGATGCCGTTCCGCATGAAGTTTCCCTATCAAAGCTGCAGGCAGGGGGAGCAGGTCATCATCGACTTCACCTACACCCTCGCCAACGCCGTCGGTCCCCACTACAACGTGAGCCAGAGCATCTGTTCGCTCGACGAATACCACGATAACTGACCGGCTTTTCGGGAGCCGGCGAGAGAAGCCGGCGCCCACTCCATCCTTTTCCGCCCGAGGTGCTACCATGAAAGTTTTCCTTGTTGCCGGCGCGCGTCCGAATTTCATGAAGATTGCGCCCATTTACCGCGCTTCACTCCGTCACCCCCAAGTTACCTGCAAGATCGTGCACACCGGACAGCACTACGACCACTCCATGTCCCAGGCTTTTTTCGACGACCTGGAGATCCCGGCGCCTTCCTATTCGCTGGAGGTCGGCTCAGGCTCCCATGCCACCCAGACGGCAAAGATCATGATCGCTTTCGAAGAGGTCTGCAGCGCCGACTCTCCAGACCTGGTGCTGGTGGTAGGGGATGTGAACTCCACCCTCGCCTGCAGCATCGTGGCGAAGAAGGGAGGAATTGCCGTGGCCCACGTCGAGGCTGGTCTGCGCAGCTTCGACATGGAGATGCCTGAGGAGATCAACCGCATCGTCGTCGACTCTATTACCGATCACTTTTTCGTGACGGAGGAGAGCGGAGTCGAAAACCTCCTGCGTGAAGGGAAATCGCCCCAGCGGATCCACTCGGTGGGGCACGTCATGATCGACAACCTGCTGCGCCAGCTCGAGCGCCTCGCGCAGCTCGACGTGACCCGGCTCCCTGTCTACCCGTTGAAGATGGAGGGGGGGCCGTATCTCTTCCTTACCCTGCACCGCCCCTCCAACGTCGACAGCCGGGAGAGCTTTGCACCGATAGCGAAAGCGGTGAACGAGCTTGCCGAGCAGAGGACCATCTTCTTCCCGGTGCACCCGCGAACGCGCCAGGCGATCGACTCCTTCGGCATCGCCTTCTCCCCGCGGGTGAAGCTTCTCTCCCCGCTCGGATACAGCGAGTCGCTCTTTCTCTGGAAGGACGCCGAGGCGGTCCTTACCGACAGCGGCGGGCTGCAGGAGGAGACCACGGCGCTGCGGGTCCCGTGCGTCACCATTCGTGAGAACACCGAGCGTCCGATAACGGTGGAAATCGGCAGCAACGTCCTCGCCGGTTGCTCCACCGAAGGGATCATCTCCGGCTATCGCGAAAGCCTGGAAAAGAAGAAGAGGGCACAACTCCCGCCCCTTTGGGACGGCAAGGCCTCGGAGCGGATCTGGCAGAGACTTCTCGAAGGGGAAGTGCGCCGTCATGAAGCGACCGGGGAAGCGTACGCCGCTCCACTCTGAGGTCCCCCCGTCTGTCTCCGTTGCATCGAGAAAGCCCCTGCCCCGGTCGAGCGGGGCAGGGCCCTCCGTCAGCATCCCCATCACGCTCCCTCACCCCAAACGGCCCATGCTAATGAGCGCCTAAGGCATTTTACTGATCCAGCGGCAGAATATCCTTGATCACAGGGGGAGCAGGAGTGTAAATTGTACGCGCTTTGACTGTGATGCCGCTTCCCGTGCCGGAGGATAGAGTTATTAGCGCCCCCTCTCTACTCACCTTCTCTCTTGATCAAAACCGTTACGCCCTGCGCCTGGAGAGCGTGCAGCGTGTCGTCCGGGCTGCGGCCGTGACACCGCTGCCGAAGGCTCCCGCGGTTGTCCTCGGCATTCTCGATCTTCAGGGGACTGTGGCGCCGGTTTTCGACCTCAGGAAGCGCTTTGCCCTGCCGGAGAGGGAGATCCTGCCGGACGATCAGTTCATCATTGCCCGGGCGGGAGCACGCACCGTCGTTCTCGCGGTCGATGAGGCAACGGAGGTGCTTTGCGGGGAGAATGCGATCATCCCGCCTGACCAGATCCAGCACGGAACCGGGTACCTCTCCGGCGTCACGAGGACCGCAGCAGGGCTCGTGCTGATACACGATCTGGAGAGCTTTCTTTCGCTGGAAGAGGAGGCCACCCTGGCGGCGGCCCTCCAGCACTGTGAGGGGTGAGAATATGGGTGCCGCAGTCTCGCCAAAGACCCTCACCCTTTTCAGGCGCTACCTGGTGAAACATACCGGGCTGCACTTCCCCCCTCCGCGCGTGCCGGAGCTTTTGCAGAAGATGGAGCAGGCGGCGCGCGCGTTCGGTTACGTGGACGTCGAGGGGTGCCTCATCTGGCTCATGTCCTCACCTCTCTCCCGAAATCAGCTCGACATCCTCGCCCCGCTTCTCACCATCGGGGAGACATACTTCCTGCGCGACGCCGAAAGCTACCGGGTCCTCCAGGAGGAACTCCTCCCGGAACTGCTGGAGGCCCGGCGGCAAGGGGAGAAGAGGCTCACGATCTGGAGCGCGGGGTGCTCCACCGGAGAGGAGGCGTACAGCATCGCCATCCTCCTGGAGCGGCTCATCCCCGACCTCAAGGAGTGGGACATCAGGCTCTGCGCCACCGATCTGAACCGGGAGGCGCTCGAGAAGGCCCAGAGAGGGGTCTACCGCAACTGGTCCTTCCGCAATGCGCCGGCCTGGCTTTTCGATCACCTGGTAAAGCTCGATGACGGGCGCTACGAGGTGCCTCCGCAGACGAGAAGGCTCGTGGAGTTCACACCCTTCAACCTCGCCACGGACGACTACAGCTCCCTCTTTGCCGATGGAACTGTCGATATACTCTTTTGCCGAAACGTCATGCTCTACTTTCATGAGGAGCTCCGGGTCGCGGTGGCGGACCGGCTTTACCGGGTCCTTCGGGATGGCGGCTCGCTCTTTGTCAGCCCCTCGGAGGTCGACCACCGCATCTTCTCGAAATTTGGCTGCAGACGCTTTTCCGGCGCGCTGGTCTTCACGAAGGGGGAGAAAGCGGATAACTCCCGGCTCCCCGAGCCTGCGGTGGTGGTCACCCCTTTCGCTTCGGAAGCCGTACCCCCTTCGCCCGCTCCACCTTCCGCACCTGCGGCGCGCGGTTCCGAACCTGTCGCGGGTAAAACCGATTCCGCACCCGGGAGAACACTGTCAGAAGCCTCGGCCCTTGCCGCACGGGGACGGTACCAGGAGGCGGTCGATGCCGTGGCGCCGCTGGCCGCGGAGGGCACCGATTCCGGCGCCCTCGAGCTCCTCGCCAGAAGCTACGCGAGCCTCGGCAGAATCGTGGAGGCCCGACACTACTGCGAGGCGGCGATAGCCGTGGACCGGATGCGGCCGCATACCCACTACCTCCTCTCCATCATCCTGGAGGAGCAGGGGCTCCTGAATGAAGCCGCGGCGGCCTTGAAGCGGACCCTTTACCTCGACCAGGACTTCCTCGTCGCCCATTTCGCTCTCGGCAAGCTGCACCGGCACCTCGGCAAAGAAGAGGAGTGCCGGCGGCATTTCGCAAACGCGCTGCATCTTCTGGAGCGGCGCGACCAGCACGAGGTAGTCCCCGAAGCCGCGGGGCTGACGGCGGGGCGCCTGGCGGAGATGATCCGCGCCGCCCTGGAGGGAAGGAGTGCACATGCCTGAAGAGAAAGCCGTGCACGCTGAAGGAAAAATAGACTGGGCATTTGTCCACTCCCGGCTTCAGGCGTTGAGGAGCGCACTCGATGAGGGGGCAGGACCCCTCCCGGCAGCACGCGAGCTCCTGAAGAGGCGGGCGGCGAAGCTTGCCGAGGTCCCCGCGCTCGAGGAGGGGGGGGCGCGCGTGACAGCGCTGGAATTCGAGCTCTCCGGTGAGCGGTACGCAGTGGAGACCTCCTTCATCGACGAGACCTTCCCGCTGAGCGAGTTCACCCCTCTTTTCTGTACCCCTCCGTTTGTCCTCGGCATAACGAACCTGCGTGGCAGGATCGTCTCCATCGTCGACCTGCGGCGTTTTTTCGAGCTGCCGACGGTGGGGCTTTCCAACCTGAACCGGGTGATCCTCGTGCGGGACGGCGGGATGGAGTTCGGCATGGTCGCCGACACCATCGAGGGGATCAGGGAGATCCCGGTGAGGGAGTTGCAGGCACCGCTGCCGACCCTTACCGGTGTCCGCGAGGAGTTTCTGACCGGCATCACCGGCGACAGGGTGGCTCTCCTGAACATTTCGAAGATCCTCGCCGACCCGCGAGTGGTCGTCCAGCAGGATGTGGAGTGACCAGTCCCAACGTACCATTGCTAACGCTATTACTAGAACCCGGAGGGGTAGATGCTGAACAACTTCAGGATTAGAACGAGACTGATGGCCGGATTCGGGATTGTGGTCCTCTTTCTCCTCATCGGAGGGGTCATCTCCCTCAAGAACCAGAAAGAGCTCAGCACCTTCATGGGGGAACTGTACAACCACCCCTTCACCGTGACGAGCGCCATGCGCGATGCGGAGTCCCACATCATACGGATCCATCGCAGCATGAAGGACGTGGTGCTCTACGCGGGGGACGCAGCGGAAATGGACCGGGCCATCAGGGCGATCGACGTTTCCGAGAAGGTGGTGTACGACGAACTTGCGGTGGCCAAGGAGAAGTTCCTCGGCGACAAGACGAAGATCGACCAGATCCGTGCCCTCATGGATGAATGGAAACCGGTGCGGGCAAAGACTATCGGGCTCGTGCAGCAGGGGAAGGTGAAGGAGGCGATCACCTTCCACAGGACCTACGCCCGGCAGATCGTGACGAAGATCGAGACGCTGGTGGGGGAAGTGCTCCAGTTCGCCCGCAACAAGGCGGAGACCTTCGTGAAACTCTCCACGGAGAGCCAGCAGCGCACCTATCTCGCCACCTCCATCGTATTCGGTATCGCCATACTGCTGGCGGTCGCCATAGCCCTCTTCATCACCGATTCCATCGTAAAGCCGCTCCAGGTCGCCGTGGATGCAGCTGACCGGCTCGCGGTGGGGGATCTCTCGGCGCGTGTCGCGGTGCAGAGCAAGGACGAGACGGGGCAGCTCCTGCGGTCGCTCGGCAGGATGATCGCCTCCCTGCGCAAGATGGGGGAGAACGCGAACCGCATAGCGAAAGGGGACCTGGAGGTGGAGGTGGTTCCTCATTCCGATCGGGATATCTTCGGGCTCTCCATGCGCAACATGGTGGAGTCGTTGAAAAGGATGGCGGCGACCGCCGACCGCATCGCCACCGGCGACCTGACGGTGCAGGTCGCTCTTGCCTCGGACCGCGACCGTCTCGGGCATTCCTTTGCCACCATGGTAGAGAACCACCGGGCCCTCAACCTGGAGGTGCGCCAGGTCGTGGACATCCTGGCAGCCTCCGCGCGGGAGATCATGTCTACCGTCACCGAGTTCGCCTCCAGCTCCTCGGAGACGGCCAGCGCCATCAGCGAGACGAACGCGACGGTCCAGGAGGTGCGCCAGACGACCGATCTCGCCTCCCAGAAGTCGAAACAGGTCTACGAGATATCCCAGCGCTCGGTCAATGTGGCGCACAGCGGGAGGCAGTCGGTGCAGGAGGCTATAGGGGGGATGCACGGCATCCAGGAGCGGATGGGATTCATCGCCGACCGCATCGTCAACCTGAGCGAGCAGAGCCTCGCCATCGCCGATATCATCGCCACCGTCAACGACCTCGCGGAGCAGAGTAACCTTCTGGCGGTAAACGCCGCGATCGAGGCGGCAAAGGCCGGAGAGCACGGCAAGGGGTTCGCGGTAGTTGCC
The DNA window shown above is from Geomonas sp. RF6 and carries:
- the wecB gene encoding non-hydrolyzing UDP-N-acetylglucosamine 2-epimerase, whose translation is MKVFLVAGARPNFMKIAPIYRASLRHPQVTCKIVHTGQHYDHSMSQAFFDDLEIPAPSYSLEVGSGSHATQTAKIMIAFEEVCSADSPDLVLVVGDVNSTLACSIVAKKGGIAVAHVEAGLRSFDMEMPEEINRIVVDSITDHFFVTEESGVENLLREGKSPQRIHSVGHVMIDNLLRQLERLAQLDVTRLPVYPLKMEGGPYLFLTLHRPSNVDSRESFAPIAKAVNELAEQRTIFFPVHPRTRQAIDSFGIAFSPRVKLLSPLGYSESLFLWKDAEAVLTDSGGLQEETTALRVPCVTIRENTERPITVEIGSNVLAGCSTEGIISGYRESLEKKKRAQLPPLWDGKASERIWQRLLEGEVRRHEATGEAYAAPL
- a CDS encoding thiol-disulfide oxidoreductase DCC family protein encodes the protein MPEAPEFPLKVFYDGSCSVCSSAIEVYMRMEHGGRLIFFDISAPDFQPELYGIPLHRFMHEMHAIDRRNRVFRGVEAFEAIWQALPPGTFYRIIGTFLALPGIDLMARAGYWSFARIRRFLPKTKNSCPGGVCGLRRKGP
- a CDS encoding chemotaxis protein CheW; its protein translation is MPLPVPEDRVISAPSLLTFSLDQNRYALRLESVQRVVRAAAVTPLPKAPAVVLGILDLQGTVAPVFDLRKRFALPEREILPDDQFIIARAGARTVVLAVDEATEVLCGENAIIPPDQIQHGTGYLSGVTRTAAGLVLIHDLESFLSLEEEATLAAALQHCEG
- a CDS encoding CheR family methyltransferase; the encoded protein is MGAAVSPKTLTLFRRYLVKHTGLHFPPPRVPELLQKMEQAARAFGYVDVEGCLIWLMSSPLSRNQLDILAPLLTIGETYFLRDAESYRVLQEELLPELLEARRQGEKRLTIWSAGCSTGEEAYSIAILLERLIPDLKEWDIRLCATDLNREALEKAQRGVYRNWSFRNAPAWLFDHLVKLDDGRYEVPPQTRRLVEFTPFNLATDDYSSLFADGTVDILFCRNVMLYFHEELRVAVADRLYRVLRDGGSLFVSPSEVDHRIFSKFGCRRFSGALVFTKGEKADNSRLPEPAVVVTPFASEAVPPSPAPPSAPAARGSEPVAGKTDSAPGRTLSEASALAARGRYQEAVDAVAPLAAEGTDSGALELLARSYASLGRIVEARHYCEAAIAVDRMRPHTHYLLSIILEEQGLLNEAAAALKRTLYLDQDFLVAHFALGKLHRHLGKEEECRRHFANALHLLERRDQHEVVPEAAGLTAGRLAEMIRAALEGRSAHA
- a CDS encoding HAMP domain-containing methyl-accepting chemotaxis protein → MLNNFRIRTRLMAGFGIVVLFLLIGGVISLKNQKELSTFMGELYNHPFTVTSAMRDAESHIIRIHRSMKDVVLYAGDAAEMDRAIRAIDVSEKVVYDELAVAKEKFLGDKTKIDQIRALMDEWKPVRAKTIGLVQQGKVKEAITFHRTYARQIVTKIETLVGEVLQFARNKAETFVKLSTESQQRTYLATSIVFGIAILLAVAIALFITDSIVKPLQVAVDAADRLAVGDLSARVAVQSKDETGQLLRSLGRMIASLRKMGENANRIAKGDLEVEVVPHSDRDIFGLSMRNMVESLKRMAATADRIATGDLTVQVALASDRDRLGHSFATMVENHRALNLEVRQVVDILAASAREIMSTVTEFASSSSETASAISETNATVQEVRQTTDLASQKSKQVYEISQRSVNVAHSGRQSVQEAIGGMHGIQERMGFIADRIVNLSEQSLAIADIIATVNDLAEQSNLLAVNAAIEAAKAGEHGKGFAVVAQEVKNLATQSKQALSQVRSILGYIQKATTDAVLATEQGSKAVEAGVKQSGEAGEAIKLLASSIEDSSNSTLQIVTSTQEQAIGMDQIAIAIQSINQASNQHVDGSRQIEAAARNLFELNQKLQQLVGRYKVA
- a CDS encoding lipase maturation factor family protein yields the protein MDDSSGYYLTRLLLQRGLGLVYLIAFLVVVNQFRPLCGEHGLLPAPEYMREVPFRDSPSIFYLFPRDTFFTLFGWAGVALSLLAVTGFSERYGSILSMSVWFLLWLIYLSFVTVGQTFYGFGWESILLESGFLAIFLGDARTEPQEIVIWLFRWVLFRIMFGAGLIKLRGDPCWRDYSCLFYHFETQPMPNPLSWYFHWLPRPLLRGGVLYNHFAEVVAPFFYVAPQPLAAAAGISVLIFQGILIVSGNFSWLSFLTLVIAFSTFDDGFLGKVIHLVPPELASPQVWQVGGVWALLLLVAFLSVKPVMNLFSGEQLMNANFDSLHLVNTYGAFGSITRERYEIVIEGTDDTVTTPHTRWKEYGFKGKPGDPAATPAQIAPYHLRLDWLMWFAAMPSPYLDRWFIRLLQRLLEGDEATLSLLKENPFPHAPPRQIRALHYRYRFSTPQEKRRTGLLWQRQLARIYFPAVSLTDPTFRSIMEEVE
- a CDS encoding chemotaxis protein CheW; the protein is MPEEKAVHAEGKIDWAFVHSRLQALRSALDEGAGPLPAARELLKRRAAKLAEVPALEEGGARVTALEFELSGERYAVETSFIDETFPLSEFTPLFCTPPFVLGITNLRGRIVSIVDLRRFFELPTVGLSNLNRVILVRDGGMEFGMVADTIEGIREIPVRELQAPLPTLTGVREEFLTGITGDRVALLNISKILADPRVVVQQDVE